Proteins encoded by one window of Cheilinus undulatus linkage group 13, ASM1832078v1, whole genome shotgun sequence:
- the LOC121519745 gene encoding chemokine XC receptor 1-like — protein sequence MDMMGDVNDTGNEGFFCDETFDFNTLSGAFFIFIFILSLIGNILLLCVLVVHENLKNVTNLFILNLACSDLIFTITLPFWAVYHLHHWVFGDFACKFETAAYYAGTYSSVILMTAMTVDRFLGVVLHSRPINPLTRQRCAIVSCVAAWVISIAASVRDAFRAKVLDTWNNETACELFEHDVSLGYYLQMSLLFIFPFAIIVFCYAAILRTVLQASNRKTCRTVVVVLCIVAAFFICWGPYNIILLIASFYEPAGCNATEVFYMAYDICRILAFSHCCMNPLLCMLSQKLRRDLLQLLHCNKTSKYVPERSNGQSTSVIQNVAYTAKSSAIMLDAPSK from the coding sequence atggaCATGATGGGGGATGTGAATGATACTGGCAATGAGGGATTTTTCTGTGATGAGACGTTTGACTTTAATACCCTCAGTGGGGccttctttatttttatcttcaTCTTAAGCCTCATAGGCAATATCCTCCTTTTGTGTGTTCTTGTCGTCCACGAGAAcctgaaaaatgtcacaaaccTCTTCATCCTGAACCTGGCCTGCTCCGATTTGATCTTCACCATCACTCTTCCATTCTGGGCCGTCTATCACCTCCATCACTGGGTCTTTGGCGACTTTGCCTGCAAGTTTGAGACTGCTGCATACTATGCTGGTACATATAGTAGCGTCATTCTGATGACTGCTATGACTGTGGATCGTTTCCTGGGAGTGGTGCTGCACAGCCGGCCGATCAACCCTTTAACAAGGCAGAGATGTGCAATAGTTTCCTGCGTAGCTGCCTGGGTTATCAGCATTGCTGCGTCTGTGAGAGATGCTTTTAGAGCAAAGGTGCTAGACACATGGAACAATGAGACAGCATGTGAGCTTTTTGAGCATGATGTCAGCCTGGGATATTATCTTCAAATGTCCCTGCTCTTCATCTTCCCATTTGCCATCATAGTTTTCTGCTATGCTGCCATCCTCCGAACAGTCCTGCAGGcttcaaacagaaaaacatgcaggacTGTAGTGGTGGTGTTGTGTATTGTTGCAGCCTTCTTTATCTGCTGGGGGCCTTACAATATTATACTTCTCATTGCATCTTTTTACGAACCTGCAGGCTGCAATGCAACTGAAGTTTTCTACATGGCCTACGACATTTGTCGTATCCTTGCCTTTTCTCATTGCTGTATGAATCCTCTGCTGTGCATGCTCTCACAGAAGTTGCGCAGAGATCTCTTGCAACTTTTACACTGCAACAAAACCTCAAAGTACGTCCCAGAGAGAAGCAATGGCCAGAGCACCTCTGTAATTCAaaatgtagcttacacagcaaAGAGCTCAGCTATTATGTTGGATGCACCGTCCAAGTAG
- the xcr1b.1 gene encoding chemokine XC receptor 1 yields the protein MATTEDFTTSATTYYNYDEDYNDELCDKTSVTEFGASLTPIFFSIVMILSMFGNILVIVILAKYENLKSLTNAFILNLAVSDLFFTAGLPFWAYYHTHGWTLGNVTCKIVNFVFCIGFYSSGILLMLMTAHRYIAVMNPLSSLVSTTGWFSVLACVVVWVVSVLIASPALFFTEVQNQFYCVYSNSTWSLWGIYLQNTLFIISSLVFIFCYSQIICRLLRPTAQRRKNKTLKLIFTLMIVFFVGWTPYNVVIFLKSFYFWPRPPVDSNAVTSSCEMSKQLDYIFYISRLIAFSHCCLNPVFYVFVGVKFKNHLKKMLKGWRNDNNSIRNRPNRLTITSITSGEEFSM from the coding sequence ATGGCCACAACTGAAGACTTTACCACCTCCGCTACAACTTATTACAACTATGACGAAGACTATAATGATGAACTGTGTGACAAAACAAGCGTCACCGAGTTTGGAGCCAGCCTCACTCCAATTTTCTTCTCCATTGTCATGATCCTCAGCATGTTTGGCAACATCCTGGTCATCGTGATTCTGGCGAAGTACGAGAATTTAAAGTCTCTCACCAACGCCTTCATCCTGAACCTAGCTGTGTCAGATCTCTTCTTCACCGCAGGTTTACCCTTCTGGGCTTATTACCACACACACGGTTGGACTTTAGGGAACGTTACATGCAAAATAGTCAACTTTGTCTTCTGTATTGGCTTCTACAGTAGCGGTATCCTCCTCATGCTGATGACTGCCCACCGTTACATAGCAGTCATGAATCCTCTGTCGAGCCTAGTGTCCACCACAGGATGGTTCAGTGTTCTAGCGTGTGTGGTCGTCTGGGTAGTGAGTGTTTTGATCGCAAGTCCAGCCCTCTTCTTCACTGAAGTCCAGAACCAGTTTTACTGTGTGTACTCAAACTCAACCTGGAGCCTGTGGGGAATCTACCTGCAAAATACCCTCTTTATAATTAGTTCATTAGTGTTCATCTTTTGCTACTCTCAGATCATATGCCGACTGCTGCGTCCTACTGCTCAGAGGAGAAAGAACAAAACTCTAAAGCTGATTTTTACATTgatgattgttttctttgtaggcTGGACTCCTTACAATGTGGTAATATTCCTGAAGTCTTTTTATTTCTGGCCAAGACCCCCTGTTGACTCGAATGCCGTCACTTCAAGCTGTGAAATGTCCAAACAGCTGGATTATATCTTTTACATCAGCCGACTCATCGCCTTCTCACACTGCTGCCTAAACCCGGTGTTTTATGTCTTTGTGGGTGTTAAATTCAAAAACCACTTGAAGAAAATGCTGAAGGGCTGGCGCAATGACAACAACAGCATCCGCAACAGGCCAAACAGGCTCACGATCACGTCTATCACAAGTGGAGAAGAGTTCTCAATGTAG